In Trichocoleus desertorum NBK24, the following are encoded in one genomic region:
- a CDS encoding FAD-dependent oxidoreductase yields the protein MQTPQPIRQQGGVFDDNAFVRPENGRSLDYPILIVGGSTAAYAAALAALRSGVTVCLVQPQAIVGGQFTAQALPASDDGDLLRQPATPFQVEGERFAISKTQRTFRDRQRELQKLNGRKVANPGGGWVSPLATTPIVAATAMNEAIAPYIAQGKLILIPFSEPISVVATENPGQRRRITGVVFQNRQNNHTFTINSRVILEATDLGDLLEVGNIESRVGQEARSETGEQALPERALPQCQQSFTFGAVIERTAPGRGVAIGAPPGYNSTSWLNSKEFRTSFWHKSRGQWEPQPREFFNPFGIFRYRRILRVAEEEKTISLGDVTVINWGQHQHGENGPWCCGNDYRVGVLVGVSREDRQRHTQQARDRARAYVHFLQTNGVPDLKPRGDLTWTRDGIALEPYIREARRGIAATTIRHEDVAKPFFPGQARAKSFDDSVGVGQYHYLDLHGNDEPGHASLPGENVIALPFTLPLGALIPINTDGLVLSAKSIGTTHITNAAYRMHPVEWAIGEAGGYLAALAANAGVEVRDIATNESLKRRLQGTLARNGIPIFWFDDIAHDDPDFEAIQVLAAAGIIRSENYTDLHFRPQASVNRAVVATALVKLLGFELISPTTPTFVDVLPNFRWAYPMIETLVAKQIVAGIGDRRFAPERPITREHLSFLVKKALPAAYDRAFARTPIDKQVVQRRELSRVLYEVMRVKLGIA from the coding sequence ATGCAGACACCACAGCCGATCCGCCAGCAAGGAGGAGTGTTTGATGACAACGCCTTCGTTCGACCTGAGAATGGGCGATCGCTGGATTACCCCATCCTGATTGTGGGAGGCTCCACCGCTGCCTATGCTGCCGCCTTAGCGGCCTTAAGGAGTGGCGTTACTGTTTGCTTAGTCCAACCCCAAGCGATAGTGGGTGGGCAATTTACCGCTCAAGCCCTCCCCGCCTCTGATGATGGTGATCTTTTGCGGCAACCAGCCACTCCCTTCCAAGTTGAAGGTGAGCGGTTTGCCATTTCTAAAACCCAACGCACCTTCCGCGATCGCCAACGGGAATTACAAAAGCTCAACGGCAGAAAAGTTGCGAATCCAGGCGGAGGTTGGGTCAGCCCCCTAGCCACCACCCCTATTGTCGCCGCCACAGCAATGAACGAAGCGATCGCGCCCTACATTGCTCAAGGCAAGCTGATTCTGATTCCTTTTTCCGAACCCATTAGCGTCGTCGCCACCGAAAATCCAGGTCAGCGGCGGCGCATTACAGGGGTAGTCTTCCAAAACCGCCAGAACAATCACACCTTCACGATTAACAGCAGAGTCATTCTGGAAGCGACCGATTTGGGTGACTTACTAGAGGTAGGCAACATCGAATCGCGGGTGGGCCAAGAAGCCCGCAGTGAAACCGGAGAGCAAGCTTTACCCGAAAGAGCATTACCCCAATGTCAGCAATCTTTTACCTTTGGTGCGGTGATCGAGCGAACGGCTCCGGGTCGTGGTGTTGCCATTGGTGCTCCACCCGGATACAACAGCACTTCCTGGTTAAACAGTAAGGAATTTCGCACTTCTTTCTGGCACAAAAGCCGAGGGCAGTGGGAACCCCAACCCCGTGAGTTTTTTAATCCCTTTGGTATTTTTCGTTATCGACGAATTCTGCGGGTGGCCGAAGAGGAGAAAACGATTAGCCTTGGTGATGTCACCGTCATCAACTGGGGTCAGCACCAACATGGAGAAAACGGCCCTTGGTGCTGTGGCAATGACTATCGAGTCGGGGTTTTGGTGGGTGTGAGCCGAGAAGATCGGCAGCGTCACACTCAACAAGCCCGCGATCGCGCCCGTGCCTATGTCCACTTTTTGCAAACCAACGGAGTCCCAGACCTAAAGCCGCGTGGTGACCTCACTTGGACTCGCGATGGCATTGCCCTAGAACCTTACATCCGCGAAGCGAGACGGGGTATTGCTGCCACCACCATTCGCCATGAAGATGTTGCCAAACCTTTTTTTCCTGGGCAAGCGCGGGCCAAAAGCTTTGACGATAGTGTCGGTGTTGGTCAGTATCACTATCTTGATCTGCATGGTAACGACGAGCCAGGACATGCCAGTTTGCCAGGGGAAAACGTGATTGCGTTGCCCTTCACCTTGCCGCTCGGCGCGTTGATTCCCATCAACACTGATGGATTAGTACTCTCGGCTAAAAGCATTGGCACCACCCACATCACCAATGCGGCTTATCGGATGCACCCCGTAGAATGGGCGATCGGAGAAGCGGGAGGTTATCTAGCCGCCCTAGCTGCGAATGCAGGGGTAGAAGTTCGCGATATAGCCACGAACGAAAGTCTCAAACGCAGATTGCAAGGTACCCTGGCTCGCAACGGCATCCCGATCTTCTGGTTTGATGATATTGCTCACGATGATCCAGACTTTGAAGCGATTCAAGTGTTAGCTGCCGCCGGAATTATTCGCAGTGAAAACTACACCGATCTACACTTTCGGCCCCAGGCCAGTGTCAACCGAGCTGTGGTCGCGACCGCACTGGTAAAACTGCTGGGCTTTGAGTTAATTTCACCCACCACGCCAACTTTCGTGGATGTGCTGCCAAACTTCCGCTGGGCTTATCCGATGATTGAAACATTAGTTGCTAAGCAAATCGTGGCGGGCATTGGCGATCGCCGTTTTGCTCCAGAACGCCCCATCACCCGTGAGCACCTATCTTTCTTGGTCAAAAAAGCTCTGCCTGCTGCCTACGATCGCGCTTTTGCGAGAACTCCGATCGACAAGCAAGTTGTGCAACGGCGGGAACTATCGCGGGTTTTGTATGAGGTGATGCGAGTGAAGCTGGGAATTGCCTAG
- a CDS encoding prephenate/arogenate dehydrogenase: protein MNIGIVGLGLIGGSLGLDLRSRGYQVLGVSRQEHTCQRAIARGAVDDASVNLTLLAAADVVFICTPLSAIESTVIQLIPHLAATTILTDVGSVKTSVVESITPLWPNFVGGHPMAGTAENGIEAAQANLFASKPYVLTPTTTTPPVCIETVETLVRSLNAHLYHCRPEDHDRAVAWISHLPVMASSSLIAACMSETDPTTLELAQALASSGFKDTSRVGGGNPELGLMMARYNRSALLRSLSAYRNQLDQIIANIEQENWEGVADQLHQTQQARSQFVN, encoded by the coding sequence ATGAATATTGGGATTGTTGGACTGGGCTTAATCGGTGGCTCATTGGGGCTGGATCTGCGATCGCGCGGGTACCAAGTTTTGGGAGTGAGTCGTCAGGAGCACACTTGCCAGCGGGCCATTGCCAGAGGAGCCGTCGATGATGCCAGTGTCAACTTAACGCTCTTGGCTGCTGCCGATGTGGTCTTTATTTGTACCCCTCTCTCTGCCATTGAATCAACCGTCATCCAGCTGATCCCACACCTAGCTGCGACCACGATTTTAACGGATGTTGGCTCAGTCAAAACTTCCGTTGTAGAGAGCATCACTCCGCTCTGGCCCAACTTTGTCGGCGGGCATCCGATGGCAGGAACCGCAGAAAATGGCATTGAGGCCGCCCAAGCCAATCTGTTTGCCAGTAAGCCTTACGTCCTCACTCCTACCACCACAACCCCTCCTGTCTGCATCGAAACAGTAGAAACCTTGGTGCGATCGCTGAACGCTCACCTATACCACTGCCGTCCTGAAGATCATGACCGAGCTGTCGCTTGGATCTCTCATTTACCTGTGATGGCTAGTTCCAGCCTCATTGCAGCTTGCATGAGCGAGACAGACCCCACCACCCTAGAACTCGCTCAAGCTTTAGCAAGCTCTGGATTTAAGGATACGAGTCGCGTAGGCGGAGGAAATCCAGAATTGGGGTTGATGATGGCCCGATACAACCGCTCCGCTCTTTTGCGATCGCTCAGTGCCTACCGCAACCAACTCGATCAAATCATTGCCAATATTGAGCAAGAAAACTGGGAAGGCGTAGCAGACCAATTGCACCAGACGCAGCAAGCGCGATCGCAGTTTGTGAACTAA
- a CDS encoding pentapeptide repeat-containing protein — protein sequence MNAEELLKKYAAGTREFIAADLREANLSGVNLSKANLSQANLSVSNLSGANLSEADLSRTKLNVARLSGANLSKANLTGANLNVANLIRADLSGANLTQAALVRAELVLADLSGVNFSRANLSEANLRESKLRQANLMRANLSAADLRGASLTGATLEQANLQGADLSKADLSGANLSGAELRQANLNQANLSGADLSGANLRWADLSGAKLHGADLSGAKLSGADLSRADLSNTNLMNTSLVYADLSQVNLIRADWVGADLTGATLTGAKVHAVSRFGIKTEGITCDWIDLSPSGDQSQIHRFAAEEHKKFFKSTPPTVQIIIDAPLEPASHSAIAAAYHQIARQCPTLSYPPSIEVGRRRTTLTFGLNGDEQLFAIAYVAILPFQDAKTVQQQMMGLLHMVRSQGTQELSVRELERLDQLSAALSQISQQVTKIRLALPPPPVEPANPEKPVQVKEPNFFVAPTQTILTNSSDRTLTVYYHPMFGKRFMSASSFAKAGLDSSTSAKPVLLPVSLVIDFVRGFYYLDL from the coding sequence ATGAACGCTGAGGAACTCCTGAAAAAATACGCAGCGGGGACTAGAGAATTTATAGCGGCTGACTTGCGCGAGGCTAATCTCAGTGGCGTCAACCTGAGCAAAGCAAACTTGAGTCAAGCGAACTTGAGTGTATCAAATCTCAGTGGTGCTAATTTGAGCGAAGCTGATTTGAGTCGAACCAAACTAAATGTCGCTAGGTTGAGTGGCGCTAATTTGAGCAAAGCCAATCTCACTGGCGCTAATCTTAACGTTGCTAACTTGATTCGGGCTGACTTGAGCGGTGCTAACTTAACGCAAGCGGCGCTGGTGCGGGCAGAATTGGTGTTGGCTGATTTAAGCGGAGTCAACTTTAGTCGCGCTAATCTGAGCGAAGCAAATCTGCGCGAGTCTAAGCTGCGCCAAGCGAACTTGATGCGGGCTAATCTGAGTGCTGCTGATCTAAGAGGGGCTTCGCTTACGGGTGCCACGCTAGAGCAGGCAAATTTGCAAGGTGCAGATTTGAGCAAGGCTGACCTAAGTGGGGCTAATTTGAGTGGAGCTGAGCTGAGGCAAGCCAACCTCAACCAAGCTAACCTGAGTGGGGCTGATCTGAGCGGAGCCAATTTGCGCTGGGCTGATTTAAGCGGCGCTAAGTTGCATGGTGCAGACTTGAGCGGCGCTAAGTTGAGTGGGGCTGACCTCAGCCGTGCGGACTTGAGCAACACCAATTTGATGAATACCAGCTTGGTCTACGCTGACCTGAGCCAAGTGAACTTAATTCGAGCGGATTGGGTCGGAGCAGACTTAACGGGAGCGACTTTGACCGGAGCCAAGGTACATGCAGTATCTCGCTTTGGAATTAAGACGGAAGGGATTACCTGCGACTGGATTGACCTCAGCCCTAGCGGCGATCAAAGCCAGATTCATCGTTTTGCGGCGGAAGAGCATAAGAAATTCTTTAAATCCACGCCGCCGACGGTTCAGATTATTATTGATGCGCCGTTGGAACCTGCATCCCACTCAGCGATCGCGGCTGCCTATCACCAAATTGCTCGGCAGTGCCCAACCCTGAGTTATCCACCCAGTATTGAAGTCGGTCGGCGGCGCACGACCCTCACCTTTGGCCTCAATGGTGATGAGCAGTTGTTTGCGATCGCTTATGTAGCAATTTTGCCGTTTCAGGATGCAAAAACGGTGCAGCAGCAAATGATGGGATTGCTGCATATGGTGCGATCGCAGGGTACGCAAGAACTCAGTGTTAGAGAGCTAGAGCGGTTGGATCAACTGAGCGCAGCTTTAAGTCAAATTAGCCAACAAGTCACAAAAATCCGCCTTGCTCTCCCGCCGCCTCCGGTGGAACCTGCCAACCCAGAAAAGCCAGTTCAAGTAAAAGAACCCAACTTTTTTGTCGCTCCAACCCAAACGATTCTGACTAATTCCAGCGATCGCACCCTGACGGTTTATTACCATCCCATGTTTGGCAAACGCTTTATGAGTGCGTCGAGCTTTGCCAAAGCTGGCTTAGATAGTTCTACTTCAGCTAAGCCCGTGCTCCTACCCGTCAGCTTGGTAATTGATTTTGTTCGAGGATTTTACTACCTAGATCTTTAG
- a CDS encoding DUF1517 domain-containing protein, giving the protein MNSWRDRFNQMSGRTRFVVCRLMLHLAGQEVAPILGVLNRAGRQAVDSDGDLKVLGEGLVEICQTLLQNDLYWQSAANEGDVFWNEGEAGDFVTDLFTDSAQRYLSEPDFSQSPENEPLSLPVTHNLVVMLTVAFEGEVPELETDLASMEAMAAGLRALINLHYQGNLRAVQVHFSPAQLGDELTSDQLLLNFAELVPL; this is encoded by the coding sequence ATGAATTCTTGGCGCGATCGCTTTAACCAAATGAGTGGGCGCACCCGATTTGTGGTTTGTCGCCTAATGTTGCATCTGGCAGGGCAAGAAGTTGCCCCTATTTTAGGTGTGCTAAATCGGGCGGGCCGACAGGCCGTTGACTCAGATGGTGATTTAAAGGTTTTGGGAGAAGGACTGGTCGAAATCTGCCAAACTCTATTGCAAAACGACCTTTACTGGCAGTCTGCCGCCAACGAAGGTGATGTGTTTTGGAATGAAGGCGAAGCGGGAGACTTTGTGACCGACTTGTTTACAGACTCCGCTCAGCGTTATCTGAGTGAACCAGATTTTAGTCAATCGCCAGAAAACGAACCATTGTCCCTGCCTGTCACGCACAACTTGGTAGTCATGCTGACAGTCGCGTTTGAAGGAGAGGTTCCTGAATTGGAAACGGATCTCGCTAGTATGGAAGCAATGGCGGCAGGTTTAAGAGCATTGATCAATCTGCACTACCAGGGCAACCTACGGGCCGTTCAGGTGCATTTCTCTCCCGCTCAGTTGGGTGACGAATTAACCTCAGATCAGCTATTACTCAACTTTGCAGAGTTAGTACCGCTGTAG
- a CDS encoding ATP-dependent DNA helicase, with protein sequence MIEVEVHQQLRAFLREQGEPYWPHHLTMGRLVARALRLGRSALIQAGAPSGSHARYRLSYLVPLLIWPGAAVLAVPEEVQQRLLMVEIPRLRQWIQTPKPIRTGDRWPGPDFQGLLLTTPEQWLSDRLGDQSRFPEKIPTILDGVDDLEAWAQQQLTAQLEPSHWNDLMLARPDLAETIRDVRVQLTRAIFQHPANPYECYLIESEEREILETLFQPLSAGQVADPDASFQPLPAPEAPNTTPRLPGLPDAWSYFWERLQNPDQLVWATIDRQHGQFSVYCGPIDVAPALEKIWPQQPVVLIGGALDLEPEAPIYRQRLGLKDLTCLKFAPDRQSELIQLYLPDGLPMPNTPQFQAALVQEVRALLNVSLTAPGLAVLLVGDVPLKAQIGSILAGEFGSRVQVEKTCLDDNGILVTGWEFWRQYQHVLPAPHLLAIATLPIPSLEHPLVAGRVAYYKRLRQDWFRLYLLPTALSELQRAIAPVRERQGVVALLDNRVLHRSYGHQVLAALSPLARINYLDPTLFNQSDYSVLD encoded by the coding sequence GTGATTGAAGTAGAAGTCCACCAGCAACTCCGTGCTTTCCTACGAGAACAGGGTGAGCCTTACTGGCCCCATCACTTGACGATGGGACGCTTGGTGGCGCGAGCTTTAAGACTCGGCCGTAGTGCCTTGATTCAAGCAGGTGCTCCTTCTGGTAGCCACGCTCGCTATCGCCTGAGCTACTTAGTACCACTGCTGATTTGGCCCGGTGCAGCCGTATTGGCGGTACCCGAAGAAGTGCAGCAGCGCCTCCTCATGGTTGAGATTCCTAGACTCCGCCAGTGGATTCAAACCCCTAAGCCCATTCGAACGGGCGATCGCTGGCCTGGGCCAGATTTTCAAGGATTGCTCTTAACCACACCCGAACAATGGCTGAGCGATCGCTTGGGTGACCAAAGCCGTTTTCCCGAAAAAATTCCGACCATTTTGGATGGAGTGGATGACCTAGAAGCTTGGGCACAGCAACAACTGACAGCTCAGTTAGAGCCGAGTCATTGGAATGACTTAATGCTGGCTCGCCCTGACTTAGCCGAAACCATTCGAGATGTGCGAGTGCAACTGACGCGAGCCATCTTTCAGCATCCCGCCAATCCTTACGAGTGTTACTTAATTGAGTCCGAAGAAAGAGAAATCTTAGAGACTCTGTTTCAGCCGCTGAGCGCAGGTCAGGTGGCAGATCCTGACGCATCCTTTCAGCCACTGCCAGCCCCAGAGGCACCAAATACCACACCCCGATTACCTGGCTTGCCGGATGCTTGGAGCTACTTCTGGGAGCGCTTACAGAACCCCGATCAACTGGTGTGGGCGACGATCGATCGCCAGCATGGTCAATTCTCTGTGTACTGTGGCCCCATTGATGTTGCGCCTGCGCTGGAGAAGATCTGGCCTCAGCAGCCTGTAGTCTTAATTGGTGGGGCACTGGATTTAGAGCCAGAAGCCCCAATCTATCGGCAACGGTTGGGGCTCAAAGATTTGACTTGCCTCAAATTTGCACCCGATCGCCAAAGCGAACTCATCCAGCTCTATTTACCCGATGGGCTACCGATGCCCAACACACCTCAGTTCCAGGCCGCTTTGGTACAGGAAGTGCGGGCTTTGTTAAATGTCAGCCTCACTGCTCCAGGGCTAGCCGTCTTGTTGGTGGGAGATGTGCCGCTAAAGGCTCAGATTGGTTCTATTTTGGCAGGTGAGTTTGGCTCTAGAGTCCAGGTTGAAAAAACTTGCCTGGACGACAACGGCATTCTCGTCACCGGATGGGAGTTTTGGCGGCAGTACCAGCATGTTTTACCTGCGCCCCATCTATTAGCGATCGCCACCCTACCCATCCCTTCTCTAGAGCATCCCCTCGTAGCAGGTCGAGTTGCTTACTATAAACGGCTGCGCCAAGACTGGTTTCGGCTCTATCTATTGCCCACTGCACTGAGCGAGTTGCAACGTGCGATCGCCCCAGTCAGAGAGCGTCAAGGAGTTGTGGCACTATTAGATAACCGAGTTTTGCATCGCAGCTACGGACATCAAGTATTAGCAGCCTTAAGCCCCTTAGCCCGAATCAACTATCTCGATCCAACCTTATTCAACCAGTCTGACTATTCGGTTTTAGATTGA
- a CDS encoding DUF2839 domain-containing protein yields the protein MGEAKRRKEALGEKYGQEPSILSKLTLTKKQSGQFVKWSTQGAWIGIGLLVAYWVTVRFVGPSLGWWQVN from the coding sequence ATGGGTGAAGCAAAACGTCGTAAAGAGGCCTTAGGGGAAAAATACGGTCAAGAACCCAGTATTCTCTCTAAACTAACCCTTACCAAGAAGCAGTCCGGGCAATTTGTCAAATGGAGTACTCAAGGAGCCTGGATTGGTATTGGGTTGCTTGTAGCTTACTGGGTAACCGTCCGTTTCGTTGGCCCTAGTTTGGGTTGGTGGCAAGTTAACTAA
- a CDS encoding DUF1815 family protein produces MFLRLAEQHRQFVQDLVMSLQALATVLENRGYLASCYTCGGQMNSASFMVSLGDNHLIRFLVSDYGITWTEMRDDRELMKLEGAEAISQLQELANLVKYQIKPAEYRPAVAHPA; encoded by the coding sequence GTGTTTTTAAGACTTGCAGAACAGCACCGTCAATTTGTCCAGGACTTGGTTATGAGCTTACAAGCCCTGGCTACTGTGTTAGAAAATCGAGGGTATTTAGCTTCTTGCTACACTTGCGGCGGCCAAATGAACAGTGCCTCTTTTATGGTGAGCTTGGGAGACAACCACTTAATCCGGTTTCTAGTCTCTGATTACGGGATTACCTGGACTGAGATGCGAGATGACCGCGAATTGATGAAGCTAGAGGGCGCTGAAGCCATTAGTCAGTTGCAAGAGCTAGCAAATTTGGTCAAGTACCAGATCAAACCCGCAGAATATCGTCCTGCTGTAGCTCACCCAGCTTAA
- a CDS encoding alpha/beta fold hydrolase has product MTIGNSSWHHRFVETNHIRLHCVMQGEGDLVVLLHGFPEFWYSWRYQIPVLARHFKVVVPDLRGYNDSDKPEHGYDLNTLSADVRGLIEGLGYAKAHVVGHDWGGVIAWHLAQRFPHYLNRLAILNAPHPQRFVQELASNWDQIRRSWYFLAFQVPGLPEWLIQQNLKSFVQDFFRGQAIRKGAFTAEDAQMYEAALRKPGVLSAAINYHRQLFSFQNLLRQWQRSPEPITVPTLVLWGEEDALLSPKLTEGLEQFMAAPFKLKFVPHCGHWTQQEAPQTVNRELLNFLQQ; this is encoded by the coding sequence ATGACAATTGGGAATTCTAGTTGGCATCACCGTTTTGTGGAGACAAACCACATCCGATTGCACTGTGTGATGCAAGGAGAAGGAGACCTAGTAGTGTTACTACATGGTTTTCCTGAATTCTGGTATTCTTGGCGCTACCAAATTCCAGTGTTGGCCCGTCATTTCAAAGTTGTTGTGCCTGACTTGAGAGGCTATAACGATTCGGACAAACCAGAGCATGGCTATGACCTAAATACTCTAAGTGCCGATGTCCGGGGTCTGATAGAAGGTCTGGGTTATGCCAAAGCGCATGTAGTGGGCCATGATTGGGGCGGCGTAATTGCTTGGCATTTAGCGCAACGATTTCCTCACTATCTCAATCGTTTAGCGATTTTGAACGCTCCGCATCCGCAACGATTTGTTCAAGAGTTAGCCAGTAATTGGGATCAGATTCGGCGTAGCTGGTATTTTCTCGCGTTTCAGGTACCAGGCTTGCCAGAGTGGCTGATTCAGCAGAATTTGAAAAGTTTTGTACAAGATTTTTTTCGGGGGCAGGCAATCCGCAAAGGAGCCTTTACGGCTGAAGATGCCCAAATGTATGAAGCGGCATTGAGAAAGCCTGGTGTGTTGTCGGCTGCTATAAACTACCATCGGCAACTGTTTTCGTTCCAGAACTTGCTGCGCCAGTGGCAGCGATCGCCAGAACCGATTACGGTGCCTACCCTAGTTCTTTGGGGCGAGGAGGATGCGCTGTTGAGCCCAAAGCTCACCGAAGGACTCGAACAGTTTATGGCAGCACCGTTTAAGCTGAAGTTTGTGCCGCATTGTGGGCATTGGACTCAGCAAGAAGCGCCCCAAACGGTCAATCGTGAACTGTTAAACTTTCTCCAGCAATAG